The genome window GCGTTAGCTTTACCAGGTCTATAGACTATCGTGAAGGACAATCTGGTATTTTGCCATTCTTCTCTCTCACAGCTgttttcggtaaaaattcTTGCTTTGGCTCCATCAATGTAAGGAcagaatttcctccaaaatcaATTCCACGGCTTCCAACTCAATCGCCGGGTAACCCCTGTTGTAtgaatcctgaaaaaaagttcaattattTGCAAGactattaaattatttttattttaggaattttaagactaaaaaatttgcttaACCATTTGAGATTTTGAGCCTACCTgccaataatttcaaaaataatattaaacaaaaatttgtagatactataaaattgagaactacgattagtttttttgaatttctaaactATAAAGTTTCAAGAACTAGAAGTGAATGTTGGTATACTATTATACATAACTCTACATTTATTCATGTTAACAGTACTGATCTCTTCTTCTGCTAAATTTTCtaggctctttttttttcaaaatggcacatgttcaaattcaaattttccttttctaaaattttgaaattttacaattatcgctaaaaatttttatatgaaaaattcctcCGTTTGACCAAATTTTACACTTACCTTTTCATCTcgcaaaagttgcaaaaattgaataaaaaccatagttaataaaaatcaataaaaaagagaagGGACAACCATTCCGTAGGCTGTCAATTAGGCAGAATGAGGGGAGAAGGGAACAGCGGGTCGACGAGGAGATAGTGGAGAACGCAGACACTGGGGTCAAACATGTGTGGTAAAAAAGACAGATGGCAAGTGTAGGTAGTTAAAGTGGCCTATCTCCTGGCAGATTTTGGTCTCAAAgaattgtgacgtcatactCATAATGAAGTGTTCCTCTAAAATAAAGATGACCGGCAATTTAAGAGCTttccattttataaaaattcattcaaaaaccattcacttaatttcaaaaacacaaagtttcagaacattttacACTTCTTCTCTGGATTCATCGGGGATCCAATTGGGCAATTGAATGCCTTCGCAAACTCTGGCATATTGGAATTAGCTCCATTGACAcgttaaattatttatttaaaattaaaaatattcacataaaaaaatctgaacaagTTGGTGAAAACTGAACACATTTGATCCCCTTAGCTCGCGGAATTATTTCTGGAACAGATGAAGTGTTTTAGGAATCTGTAATAATTGAAATCTAATCAAAAACTTCATTCGCGGATAGGAAAATGTATATGAAAGTGTCAGTGACTTATCAAAATAGCATATGCGTTGTTGCATGACTCTTGGTGTTGTATGCAAAAGccactttttctcaaattcatgAATGGTCTCAGAAGGATCTTAATTGTTTGGTTCGCGCGCTGAACTTGTCCATCACCATCTCTGACATGAAGTTTGAACCACTATCGGACATCATGCATTTTGTAGTTCTTCTAAAACTCTCTCACTCAGTATGTTCCATATAGTTTCTGCTTTTTGGTTGGTTCTGCGATTAGGAATTTGGTGTCGGTTGCCTCGGTAAAACTTGTTGTTGCATACTGTGATGAGTAGtcttaaataataattttttttcaaaattccatttcaaatattctccCCGTTTTTTTCACtgcttctttgtttttttttaatttttttttgaattttttatttccagaaatacttgaaaattaaaggattaaaaaaaaaggattaaaggacgatccgttcttcaagtgctatgcactgcggatctgggattcaggtacactgccggacttgaactcgtgacctccagactgctagcggccaccactaccgactgagctatctgccccctatcatttttgcaaagtttcaagaaaaaattaactaaactcacattttcagttttaaaataatttttaaaaaacagcaaaaagtttcaaaaaaaaaaacttacggaACGGGCAAGACTTATTATATTCATCAAGATTTCGTAGCTCCAGAGCATATTTGaagaagtttagaaaaaaatcaataaaagcaAAAGGGGGACAGCCATTCAGTAGGCCGTCATGAAGACAGAATGAGGGGAGAAAGGGCGGCGAGAGAAGGGAGTGGGTTTGACCACACGGCAGTTGGCGTCAGTTAGCAGACCCCCTCTCGGAAAACGTATAACTGATAAGAAAAGTGATTGCATCCTTGataagaacttttttttaaaatattttggaaatcgtaagaaatttttgaagcaattttaggttaacaaaaattatcagcaattgtttgaaaattatttgaaattgccCAAAAGATAtctaaatcaaaaatcttctgaaaatcaatcaaatgattcttatttgaaaatatctggaaTTGTCTTAAAATCGTTTCATGAACTGACTAAAGTTGTCTTCAATctgtctgaaattgaattgctcGTCggaaatttatctgaaattgttttgagctcctgaatattggaaattttcctcgaaacaactttcaaaattaaaggtttttattaaaatatattttattctggttcaaaaaataacaaaaattaatccAAGTCAAATTCaacgggtttttttttcggatccTCCATTTCTTCAACTATTTGCCTCATGCTGGATGTTCTTCTCTCGTTGACTCCTTGAGATACTTGCTCTTTTCGCCATTGAACACAGCTCGCAGAAGGTCATTTGCACATCCTAATGACATCATCTTTTCTTTCCATGCCACGCCTCTCAACATGccaaaaaacatgtttgaTGTCATTTTTTCGGTAGGGTCTGAACTTGAAAGTATATTGAaattgatctaaaaaaaattttgataaaacttaCATATTGCGGAATTTTTCTTAGTAGATACCATTATCATGTGCATGTAATTAGCCGAATCATCACGATCGAGCTCGTCGTCATCGCTTGAATCATCATACTATgctataagtttttttttccaatggaCCAGGGTTTtctcctgaaaatataaattatggTACTTGTGTACGCCCTCatttacatgccctcatttttgaaattaaattaaatttttattaatttaaaaatggctcaaatTTAGCGCCTGAATACAAAATCTAAATAtcgtaaaataaaataatttagaagGAGAAAAAACTTACCACCGGCAAAAGCATTacaaattaaaatagtttatcaaaaatcaaaagaatcAAAGAGGGGACAGCCATTCCGTAGGCCGTCATGGAGACAGAATAAGGGGAGCGGGGCACTGATAGTATGGGAGAAAGAGGCAGAGGGTAGGAAGAGCCGAGGCGCGACGTGGTGTTCTTGAACACATTGCCTTTTTATTATGCAAAAATTGCGGCCGCATAAAATTTATTGTGTGAGAGACGTCAGTAGAAAATAGCTTGTATTATCAGAGTATGggtcaaatctcaaaaattacctAAAACTTTAAAGATGTTTTCAGAAACTGCATGTCATCGTTTGAAAATGTGTCCCTCTTTCTCTAAATCTCACTAAAAACCCATCTAAATGTACTCAATCTGTCGgcgaaaataaaagaaaaatggaatttttttaaacgaaattctACTTAGATACTTGCAAAATAGATCAGTTTCCAGacgattttcaattaattttcataattttcagattatttcaggcaatttgaaacaatttgaagcAGCAAAatttatctggaaattataGGATGGTCAGTAAACCTCTCTCAAATTGAATTgcttatctgaaatttatctgaaattatttcgaGCTTCTGAATATCtattgaatcaattttttatttaatattttattctggttttgaaattaacagTTAAATTCAACAGGTTTATTCGGATCCCCCATTTCTTCCACTATTTTTGTTCCATGCTGGATGTTTGGCGTTAGACGAAGCAATGCGTCTTTGATTGGTGGGCATGTGTCTTTTGGTAGACAGAGAGcctgaaaataatacaaatatctacacgtttttattttctaaaactgaaaatttactaATAAAGTGACACAAATcgttgtatttatttttttgaaaactacatGTCTTATGGCGTAAATTTAGTGTAGTAATACATCATCTAAATATTGTATAACAAAATAACTTGAAAGGaggaaaagtaaaaatataacTTACCGTTGGCAAAGCATTACAAATTAAAATAGTATAGTTAagcaaaaatcaatagaagCAAAACGGGGACAGCCATTCAGTAGGCCGTCTTGGAGACAGAATAAGGGGAGCGGGGCGCTGAGAGTGAGGAGGAAGAGGCAGAGGGGGAACAGAGCCATATAAAGGAGGTAACGTGGTGTTCTTGACCCAAATTTAGAGATGTTTTCAGAAACTGCAcgttttgtctgaaaaagaaaaaattgttttaattttataagcCTCCATATGTACGAAAACTGTGAACAGAAtaatttcttaaattaaaaaattccccaaTTACTTAGATATATTCCAAGATTAGACCAGTTTCCAGACGATTTTcgtcacttttaaaaattttcagataacttcagacaattttaaacaatttgaaacagcTTGGAACGTGTTactaataattttcaaaatttttctggacATGGCAGAAAGGTGTTTTAAACTGCCAGAAAGCATTGGGAACCCTATTTGAAACGAtataaaaattacaacaaattATCTAAAACTatctaaaattatttggaaactCTAAGAAGttgtattaaatttttgaaaatctggaaaactgTCGGAGAGTTATCTGTAAAGTATATAAATTTATCTCATATTGGCCCTTGAAATCTGgtaaattgtctgaaaataatatggaaaatttgggttttttttgcaatttttttttaatgagaacatttttttaattatctagaattatctgaaattttctacaagCATTTAGAATTTAGAGTAAACATTATTGAACAGCTctaatttgtctgaaattatttgaacccaattttcagccaaaatgttccttttttaaaattatgttcttttttggctgaaaataaaattttatgcatgccgaaaaattcaaagtttggctgaaaataggCTGTTAAATTCCAGCttgtttttattattgtaATTTTCTTCATgacttttaaaatgatttatttcccgcagaaaaagaaacaataggATCAATTATATTTGCCATCTTTATCAACAATGGATTGGCAACTTATGAATGCTCTTcctgttttataaaaatttaataatttccgtAGACCCAGGTGTAGCGGTATTGGCGGATGCTTCGACTTCTGTCAACCAGATGACAAGGATAAGCTGGAAGAAAAGT of Caenorhabditis elegans chromosome II contains these proteins:
- the F39E9.6 gene encoding TMhelix containing protein (Confirmed by transcript evidence), producing MHMIMVSTKKNSAIYPTEKMTSNMFFGMLRGVAWKEKMMSLGCANDLLRAVFNGEKSKYLKESTREEHPA